The Bacillus zhangzhouensis region AAGTGAGTGCAACATACATCCAGCTTTTTTTCATCGTATTCCCTCCTAAAACTGACGATTCGTCATTTTAAAGTCGAAAAAGAACGTACAGCAAGTGCTGTACTATGTTAAGGTGTCTCTATGCCAAGTGCGTAAAGAAGAAATTGCTTTACTTCTCGCTTTTGAATCAGCACTTCTTCTGTATCTGTTTCCGTAAATAAGTACATTTGCTCAGCAGACGATTCGAGTAAACCGATAATGAATTTCGCTGCGTAATGACAGTTCAAATTCGCACGTACTCTTTTGTCCTGTTTTGCTTTTTCAAGAAAAGCAGCGACCCATTTGTAGATCGGCTCATAGATATCTTCCCATTCCTTTAAATGCTCAGTGGCAGCTAAGCCTGAGTAGGTCAGGGCAAGGACATCACGGTATTGCCTTGTAAAAGCGAAAATGAATTCAACAAGCGCATCTGCTTGATCGAGGACATCTGCATGCTGAGTTAATTCCTTTTCGATCGCAGGCACCATCTGTGCGATAAGATGTTCTGCGATCGCAGGCATGACGGAAAGCTTTGAAGGAAAATATAAATAAAACGTTCCTTGCGCTACTCCTGCTGTTTTCACAATATCCGAAATGGTCGTCTTTTCGATTCCTTTTTCTTTAAACGCATCAATCGCAGCAAGCATAATTTTTTCTCGTTTCGACATATCATCACCGACCCTAAATGACTGAATGTCATTCAGTTTAGCGGGAAAATGACGATTTGTCAATATGATTTTCTCTTCATTGAATGTGAGAATAAGTGATGAATAGATGCGGGCAAGCCTGAATAAGCTGTAAATATGGTCAAGCATCATCATGTGAGAAAGGGGCAGCTCTCAGTATGACAACCAGTGCTATGTTTTCCATTGTTTATTTTCTCCTGCTCGTCCCGCTCTATTTACATATGAGATACAGACAGGCAAAAAAGCACAATCGTTTTCTCTATTTGCGAACAGAATTGGTTCTTGCCTGTCTCTTTATTTATACGAATATTTTATTATATTTGACGGTCTTTCCAAATCGTTTTTCCGCCCCAAGGGATCAGGTGAGTATTAATCTCATGCCTTTGCATTCCATTTATCAAAATCTTCACGCCTACCATCACGGCTATCCAAATCTTGTCTTTTTAAATTTAGCAGGCAACATATTGTTATTTGTACCACTCGGTTTTTTTCTATATCAAGCCTTTCGAACCATGCGCTGGCAAAAGGCGATTCTTGGTGGTTTTCTCCTGTCAACAATGATCGAAGTGTTCCAATGGATGTTCTCTCAATCTGGTATCATTACAAGAAGCAGCGATATTGATGATATTCTGTTAAATACACTTGGCACAGCACTAGGCTGTATCGTGTATCAGATGTATCGAAAAAGGAAGGAGAAAACCTGAGTGAAGCGAGTTTGTATCATTCCATGCGGCGCGAAGAAAATTTGGGAC contains the following coding sequences:
- a CDS encoding VanZ family protein, with the translated sequence MTTSAMFSIVYFLLLVPLYLHMRYRQAKKHNRFLYLRTELVLACLFIYTNILLYLTVFPNRFSAPRDQVSINLMPLHSIYQNLHAYHHGYPNLVFLNLAGNILLFVPLGFFLYQAFRTMRWQKAILGGFLLSTMIEVFQWMFSQSGIITRSSDIDDILLNTLGTALGCIVYQMYRKRKEKT
- a CDS encoding TetR family transcriptional regulator, with the protein product MSKREKIMLAAIDAFKEKGIEKTTISDIVKTAGVAQGTFYLYFPSKLSVMPAIAEHLIAQMVPAIEKELTQHADVLDQADALVEFIFAFTRQYRDVLALTYSGLAATEHLKEWEDIYEPIYKWVAAFLEKAKQDKRVRANLNCHYAAKFIIGLLESSAEQMYLFTETDTEEVLIQKREVKQFLLYALGIETP